The Hemibagrus wyckioides isolate EC202008001 linkage group LG10, SWU_Hwy_1.0, whole genome shotgun sequence genome includes a window with the following:
- the serpinc1 gene encoding antithrombin-III: MRMKWVVCVGVFWIFSTSLADICSLKPKDLPLEPVCIYRNPNVPDEEVAGTEIPEIPETVPGSTNPRVWELSKANGRFALALFKQLSKGKSEDENIFMTPLSISTAFAMTKLGACNSTLEQIMQVFEFDTIKEKTSDQVHFFFAKLNCRLYRKTYNSVELVSANRLFGEKTFKFNENYQNISEMVYGAKLLPLNFKEKPELSRQRINEWISEKTNQRINNTLPEGSIDVNTILVLVNTIYFKGQWKSKFNRQHSLKAKFYVSETDSCEVQMMYQEHTYNYGKFPEDNVRVLEMFYNGEGISMVIVLPDEKKKLSEVEETLTLKKLNSWLNNMKNKQVAVQFPRFRIEDSFSLKEKLQAMGLNDIFSAEHASLPGMVASNENDLYVSDAFQKAFLEVNEEGSVAAAATTVQFTGRSLNLNREVFVANRPFLLFIRETTINTLIFAGRVANPCDR, translated from the exons ATGAGAATgaagtgggtggtgtgtgtaggagtttTCTGGATCTTCTCCACCTCCCTTGCTGACATATGCAGCCTGAAGCCCAAAGATTTGCCCCTGGAGCCAGTATGTATATACCGCAACCCGAACGTCCCAGATGAGGAAGTAGCAGGAACCGAGATACCAGAGATACCCGAGACAGTCCCTGGGTCCACCAACCCTCGCGTGTGGGAGCTGTCCAAAGCCAACGGGCGCTTTGCACTGGCTCTCTTCAAGCAGCTCTCTAAAGGCAAGTCTGAAGATGAAAATATCTTCATGACCCCGCTCAGCATTTCGACAGCCTTCGCCATGACGAAACTGGGAGCTTGCAACAGTACGCTGGAGCAGATCATGCAA GTGTTCGAGTTTGACACAATAAAGGAGAAGACGTCGGACCAGGTTCACTTTTTCTTTGCCAAGCTGAACTGCCGCCTCTATCGCAAAACATACAACTCTGTGGAACTGGTCTCGGCCAACCGTCTGTTTGGAGAGAAAACATTCAAGTTCAATGAGAACTATCAAAACATCAGTGAGATGGTCTACGGGGCCAAGCTGCTGCCGCTGAATTTTAAG GAGAAACCTGAACTTTCGAGGCAGAGGATCAATGAGTGGATTTCTGAGAAGACAAACCAAAGAATAAACAACACTTTGCCTGAGGGCTCAATAGACGTAAATACCATTCTGGTGCTGGTCAATACCATCTACTTTAAG GGCCAATGGAAGAGCAAGTTTAACAGACAACATAGCTTGAAGGCTAAATTCTACGTCAGCGAGACAGACAGCTGTGAGGTGCAGATGATGTACCAGGAGCACACATATAACTATGGAAAATTCCCAGAAGACAATGTAAGGGTGCTCGAGATGTTCTACAACGGAGAAGGCATTTCAATGGTGATCGTATTACCggacgaaaaaaaaaagctgtctgAG GTGGAGGAAACTTTAACCCTTAAGAAACTCAATAGCTGGTTGAAcaacatgaaaaataaacaagtggCAGTGCAATTCCCACGTTTCCGCATAGAGGACAGCTTTAGCCTGAAAGAAAAACTTCAAGCTATGGGCCTCAACGATATCTTCAGCGCAGAGCATGCCAGTCTACCAG GCATGGTAGCAAGCAATGAAAATGACCTTTACGTCAGCGATGCCTTCCAAAAAGCTTTCCTTGAA GTGAATGAAGAGGGCAGCGTGGCTGCAGCAGCTACTACTGTCCAGTTCACTGGTCGCTCCCTCAACCTGAACCGCGAGGTGTTTGTTGCTAATCGGCCTTTCCTGCTCTTTATCCGAGAAACCACCATCAACACTCTGATCTTTGCAGGCCGTGTGGCAAATCCGTGTGACAGATAA